From one Streptomyces spiramyceticus genomic stretch:
- a CDS encoding AMP-dependent synthetase/ligase: MSDTQTLIENRPPSVANLFIERVAATPDGEAYRYPVPAASGQGPDTWKSLSWGQAAERVYAIAAGLIDLGVQPQERIALASSTRVEWILADLGVMCAGAATTTVYPSTNAEESAYILADSESRVLIAEDAEQLAKARERRADLPNLTHVVVIDPAGVEPAEDDPEGWVLSLAELEERGAAHLEKHPQAVNERVDAIRADQLATLIYTSGTTGRPKGVRLPHDCWSYMARATVGTGLITSTDVQYLWLPLAHVFGKVLTSGQIEAGHVTAVDGRVDKIIENLPVVQPTYMAAVPRIFEKVYNGVAAKARAGGGAKYKIFQWAAEVAREYAKVTQDNFRRTGRASAPFALSAKHKVADTLVYAKIREAFGGRLRACVSGSAALAPDIGFFFSGAGIHILEGYGLTESSAASFVNPGEAYRTGTVGKPLPGTEVRIADDGEILLRGPGIMEGYHGLPEKTAEVLESDGWLHTGDIGELSADGYLRITDRKKDLIKTSGGKYIAPAEVEGQFKAVCPFVSNILVHGADRNFCTALIALDEPTILGWAKDNGLEGKSYAEVVSAKQTEQLIEGYVKRLNEGLQRWQTIKKFRLLPRDLDIEHGELTPSLKLKRPVVEREYKNLIEEMYAGSREN; this comes from the coding sequence GTGAGCGACACACAGACCTTGATCGAGAACCGGCCACCCTCGGTGGCGAATCTTTTCATTGAGCGCGTGGCTGCCACGCCCGATGGCGAGGCCTATCGGTACCCCGTACCGGCCGCTTCGGGGCAGGGCCCCGACACCTGGAAGTCACTGAGCTGGGGCCAGGCCGCCGAGCGGGTCTACGCCATCGCCGCCGGGCTCATCGACCTCGGCGTCCAGCCCCAGGAGCGGATCGCCCTCGCCTCCAGCACCCGCGTCGAGTGGATCCTCGCCGACCTCGGCGTGATGTGCGCCGGCGCGGCCACGACGACGGTCTACCCGTCCACCAACGCCGAGGAGTCGGCGTACATTCTCGCCGACTCCGAGAGCCGGGTCCTGATCGCGGAGGACGCGGAGCAGCTCGCCAAGGCCCGCGAGCGGCGGGCCGACCTGCCGAACCTCACCCATGTCGTGGTCATCGATCCCGCGGGCGTCGAGCCTGCCGAGGACGACCCCGAAGGCTGGGTCCTCTCGCTCGCCGAACTGGAGGAGCGCGGGGCGGCGCACCTGGAGAAGCACCCGCAGGCCGTCAACGAGCGGGTGGACGCGATCAGAGCCGACCAGCTCGCGACGCTGATCTACACCTCGGGCACCACCGGGCGCCCCAAGGGCGTACGGCTGCCGCACGACTGCTGGTCGTACATGGCGAGGGCCACGGTGGGGACCGGCCTGATCACCTCGACGGACGTGCAGTACCTCTGGCTGCCGCTTGCGCACGTCTTCGGCAAGGTGCTGACCTCCGGGCAGATCGAGGCCGGGCACGTCACCGCCGTGGACGGCCGGGTCGACAAGATCATCGAGAACCTGCCGGTGGTCCAGCCGACGTACATGGCCGCCGTGCCGCGGATCTTCGAAAAGGTATACAACGGGGTCGCGGCCAAGGCACGGGCCGGCGGCGGCGCCAAGTACAAGATCTTCCAGTGGGCGGCGGAGGTCGCCCGCGAGTACGCCAAGGTCACGCAGGACAACTTCCGGCGTACGGGCAGGGCCTCCGCGCCCTTCGCCCTCTCCGCCAAGCACAAGGTCGCCGACACCCTCGTCTACGCCAAGATCCGCGAGGCCTTCGGCGGCCGCCTGCGGGCCTGCGTGTCGGGCTCGGCGGCCCTCGCGCCCGACATCGGCTTCTTCTTCTCCGGCGCCGGGATCCACATCCTGGAGGGTTACGGGCTCACCGAGTCCAGCGCCGCCTCCTTCGTGAACCCCGGCGAGGCCTACCGCACCGGCACGGTCGGCAAGCCGCTGCCCGGCACCGAGGTGCGCATCGCCGACGACGGCGAGATCCTGCTGCGCGGCCCCGGCATCATGGAGGGCTACCACGGGCTGCCCGAGAAGACCGCCGAAGTGCTGGAGTCGGACGGCTGGCTGCACACCGGGGACATCGGCGAGCTGTCCGCGGACGGCTACCTGAGGATCACCGACCGCAAGAAGGACCTGATCAAGACGTCGGGCGGCAAGTACATCGCACCGGCCGAGGTCGAGGGCCAGTTCAAGGCGGTGTGCCCGTTCGTCTCCAACATCCTGGTGCACGGCGCCGACCGGAACTTCTGCACCGCCCTGATCGCACTCGACGAGCCGACGATCCTCGGCTGGGCCAAGGACAACGGCCTGGAGGGCAAGTCGTACGCCGAAGTGGTGTCCGCCAAGCAGACCGAGCAGCTCATCGAGGGCTATGTGAAGCGGCTCAACGAGGGGCTGCAGCGCTGGCAGACCATCAAGAAGTTCCGGCTGCTGCCGCGTGACCTGGACATCGAGCACGGCGAGCTGACGCCCAGCCTCAAGCTCAAGAGGCCGGTCGTCGAGCGCGAGTACAAGAACCTGATCGAGGAGATGTACGCGGGTTCGCGCGAGAACTGA
- the lepA gene encoding translation elongation factor 4 — protein sequence MPATPTNVPEPSRTDPALIRNFCIIAHIDHGKSTLADRMLQLTGVVDQRQMRAQYLDRMDIERERGITIKSQAVRLPWAPTEGPDVAKTHILNMIDTPGHVDFTYEVSRSLAACEGTVLLVDAAQGIEAQTLANLYLAMENNLTIVPVLNKIDLPAAQPEKFSEELANLIGCQPEDVLKVSAKTGLGVDALLDRVVKDVPAPVGNADAPARAMIFDSVYDSYRGVVTYVRVIDGGLNKRERIRMMSTNATHELLEIGVSSPEMTPSDGIGVGEVGYIITGVKDVRQSKVGDTITSLHKGATEALGGYKDPKPMVFSGLYPLDGSEYPDLREALDKLQLNDAALVYEPETSAALGFGFRVGFLGLLHLDVIRERLEREFGLDLIATAPNVVYRVVMEDRSEHTVTNPSEFPEGKISDVYEPVVRATILAPSEFIGAIMELCQTRRGTLLGMDYLSEDRVEIRYTLPLAEIVFDFFDQLKSKTRGYASLDYEPTGEQAASLVKVDILLHGDRVDAFSAVTHKDAAYAYGVRLVAKLRELIPRQAFEIPIQAAIGSRVIARETIRAIRKDVLAKCYGGDISRKRKLLEKQKEGKKRMKMVGSVEVPQEAFIAVLSSDESGGGKGKK from the coding sequence GTGCCCGCGACTCCTACCAACGTGCCCGAGCCGAGCCGTACCGACCCGGCGCTGATCCGCAATTTCTGCATCATCGCGCACATCGACCACGGCAAGTCCACGCTTGCCGACCGGATGCTCCAGCTGACCGGTGTGGTCGACCAGCGGCAGATGCGCGCCCAGTACCTCGACCGTATGGACATCGAGCGCGAGCGCGGCATCACGATCAAGTCCCAGGCGGTACGTCTGCCCTGGGCGCCCACCGAGGGCCCGGACGTGGCGAAGACCCACATCCTGAACATGATCGACACCCCTGGCCACGTGGACTTCACGTACGAGGTCTCGCGTTCGCTCGCCGCCTGCGAAGGCACGGTCCTCCTGGTCGACGCCGCGCAGGGCATCGAGGCGCAGACCCTGGCCAACCTGTACCTGGCGATGGAGAACAACCTCACGATCGTTCCCGTCCTCAACAAGATCGACCTGCCGGCCGCCCAGCCGGAGAAGTTCTCCGAGGAGCTGGCGAACCTCATCGGCTGCCAGCCCGAGGACGTACTCAAGGTCTCGGCGAAGACCGGCCTCGGCGTGGACGCGCTCCTCGACCGGGTCGTCAAGGACGTACCGGCTCCGGTCGGGAACGCCGACGCCCCCGCCCGCGCGATGATCTTCGACTCGGTCTACGACTCGTACCGCGGTGTCGTCACCTACGTACGTGTCATCGACGGAGGGCTCAACAAGCGCGAGCGCATCCGGATGATGTCCACCAACGCGACCCACGAGCTCCTCGAGATCGGCGTCTCCTCTCCCGAGATGACGCCCTCCGACGGCATCGGCGTCGGTGAGGTCGGCTACATCATCACCGGCGTGAAGGACGTCCGGCAGTCCAAGGTCGGTGACACGATCACCTCCCTGCACAAGGGCGCCACCGAAGCCCTCGGCGGTTACAAGGACCCGAAGCCGATGGTCTTCTCCGGTCTGTATCCGCTGGACGGCTCCGAGTACCCCGACCTGCGCGAGGCCCTCGACAAGCTCCAGCTCAACGACGCCGCCCTCGTGTACGAGCCGGAGACCTCCGCCGCGCTGGGCTTCGGCTTCCGCGTCGGCTTCCTCGGCCTTCTGCACCTCGACGTGATCCGCGAGCGCCTGGAGCGCGAGTTCGGGCTCGACCTGATCGCCACCGCGCCCAACGTGGTGTACCGCGTCGTCATGGAGGACCGCAGCGAGCACACGGTCACCAACCCGAGCGAGTTCCCCGAGGGCAAGATCTCGGACGTGTACGAGCCGGTCGTACGGGCCACGATCCTCGCCCCCAGCGAGTTCATCGGCGCCATCATGGAGCTCTGTCAGACCCGCCGCGGCACGCTCCTTGGCATGGACTACCTCTCCGAGGACCGCGTCGAGATCCGCTACACCCTCCCCCTCGCGGAGATCGTCTTCGACTTCTTCGACCAGTTGAAGTCCAAGACGCGCGGTTACGCCTCCCTGGACTACGAGCCCACCGGTGAGCAGGCAGCATCCCTCGTCAAGGTCGACATCCTGCTGCACGGCGACCGGGTCGACGCCTTCTCCGCCGTCACGCACAAGGACGCGGCGTACGCGTACGGCGTACGGCTCGTCGCCAAGCTGCGCGAGCTCATCCCGCGACAGGCCTTCGAGATCCCCATCCAGGCGGCCATCGGCTCCCGGGTCATCGCCCGCGAGACGATCCGCGCCATCCGCAAGGACGTCCTCGCCAAGTGTTACGGCGGTGACATCTCCCGTAAGCGGAAGCTGCTGGAGAAGCAGAAGGAAGGCAAGAAGCGGATGAAGATGGTCGGCAGCGTGGAGGTCCCGCAGGAGGCCTTCATCGCGGTGCTGTCCAGCGACGAGTCCGGCGGCGGCAAGGGCAAGAAGTAG